A genomic segment from Candidatus Saganbacteria bacterium encodes:
- a CDS encoding sigma 54-interacting transcriptional regulator produces the protein MKDIKATVLVEISDVLSSSLDLAKTLNSILKVLSDSLGMERGTITLVDPKTSELHIEVAHGLTNQEKERGKYKIGEGITGKVVETGKPMIIPNIEAEPSFLDRTQARRNLKERKFAFLCVPIKIGNKIIGALSVDHLFKSDVSFEEDIKLLTIIASMVGQAVMIREMAEKDKQAVVSENIKLKQELKGRYKFKNIIYSSSVMESMLEGAMQVAESSATVLILGESGTGKELVASAVHYSSPRANKPFIKVACAALPENLLESELFGYERGAFTGAMERKIGRFEMADNGTIFLDEIGDLTLSTQVKLLRVVQEKEFERLGGTQTIKVDVRVVAATHRDLSAMVKDRKFREDLFYRINVFPIHLPPLRERREDLPVLIDHFIGKYNKENKKKIKGINRAALDVLMAYSWPGNIRELENAIERAVVLSKKDVITPTEIPQNIQTTKDIGAASAGATLPEIVEAIEKQKIEEALKNFKTQRNAARALGITERMLGYKIKIYNISA, from the coding sequence ATGAAGGACATCAAAGCTACTGTTCTTGTAGAAATAAGCGATGTGTTGTCGTCCTCGCTCGATCTTGCCAAAACATTGAATTCCATTTTAAAAGTTCTATCCGATTCACTTGGCATGGAGCGCGGAACAATTACTCTTGTCGATCCTAAAACTTCCGAACTTCACATAGAAGTTGCGCATGGGCTCACAAACCAAGAAAAAGAAAGAGGCAAATATAAAATAGGAGAAGGGATCACGGGCAAGGTCGTTGAGACCGGGAAACCTATGATCATTCCTAATATCGAAGCTGAACCATCGTTTTTGGACAGGACGCAGGCAAGAAGGAATTTAAAAGAAAGAAAATTTGCTTTTCTTTGCGTTCCAATAAAGATCGGAAACAAGATCATCGGAGCTCTTTCGGTCGATCATTTATTTAAGTCGGATGTTTCTTTTGAAGAAGACATAAAACTGCTAACGATCATTGCTTCGATGGTCGGCCAAGCCGTCATGATCCGCGAAATGGCGGAAAAAGACAAGCAAGCGGTCGTTTCCGAAAATATAAAGCTTAAGCAGGAATTGAAAGGCAGATATAAATTCAAGAATATCATTTATAGCTCAAGCGTTATGGAATCCATGCTTGAAGGCGCGATGCAGGTTGCGGAGAGTTCGGCTACCGTCTTGATACTTGGCGAGTCGGGAACGGGTAAAGAGCTTGTCGCATCGGCTGTCCATTATTCAAGTCCCAGAGCCAATAAGCCCTTTATTAAAGTAGCTTGCGCCGCGTTACCGGAAAATCTTTTGGAATCGGAACTTTTCGGGTACGAAAGAGGAGCGTTTACGGGAGCTATGGAGCGAAAGATCGGCAGATTTGAAATGGCCGATAACGGGACGATATTTCTTGATGAAATAGGCGACTTAACGCTCTCAACTCAAGTTAAGCTTTTGAGAGTTGTTCAAGAAAAAGAGTTTGAAAGATTAGGCGGGACGCAGACGATAAAAGTTGACGTCAGAGTTGTCGCCGCAACTCATAGGGACCTTTCCGCAATGGTTAAAGATAGGAAATTCAGGGAAGATCTTTTTTATAGGATAAACGTTTTTCCTATTCACCTGCCGCCGCTTCGCGAAAGAAGAGAAGATCTCCCTGTTTTGATAGACCATTTTATCGGAAAATATAATAAAGAGAACAAGAAAAAGATAAAAGGAATAAATAGGGCGGCCCTAGATGTCCTTATGGCTTATTCATGGCCCGGAAATATCAGGGAGCTTGAAAATGCAATTGAGCGCGCTGTAGTATTGAGCAAGAAGGATGTTATTACCCCAACTGAAATACCGCAAAATATCCAAACGACTAAAGATATTGGAGCGGCTTCGGCTGGGGCAACGCTTCCTGAAATTGTTGAAGCGATCGAGAAGCAAAAAATAGAAGAAGCTTTAAAGAATTTTAAGACACAGAGAAATGCCGCGCGCGCATTGGGAATAACCGAGAGAATGCTTGGCTATAAAATAAAGATCTATAACATCTCCGCCTGA
- a CDS encoding ammonium transporter: MINTGDTAWVLISTALVIMMTPALAFFYGGMVRKKNLLSTLMLSVVILCLISIQWVLYGYTLAFGNDHAGLIGGLQWLGLMGVGQAPNAAYAATIPHLAFMVFQMAFAVITPALITGAFVERINFSGFLVFTLLWSTFIYDPVAHWVWGVGGWLRNLGALDFAGGTVVHITAGVTALAIAMVIGKRRGYGKFPMEPSNIPLTILGAFLLWFGWFGFNGGSALSCGGLAASAFVVTTIAAAAAGLTWTIVSWIHKRPSVLGLATGAVVGLVAITPASGFVSPLSSIVIGTVAALISYYAILIRTKSGLDDSLDVFACHGMGGMVGALLTGLFAEKAINPAGANGLFFGNPAQFGIQALTVLVVASFSFIVSFILAKIVDAIFSLRARVEEEEVGLDISQHGESAFS; this comes from the coding sequence ATGATAAATACCGGAGATACCGCTTGGGTTTTGATCTCGACCGCTCTTGTAATAATGATGACCCCCGCTCTTGCATTCTTTTACGGAGGTATGGTCAGAAAAAAGAACCTGCTTTCAACTTTGATGCTGTCCGTTGTGATCTTGTGCCTAATTTCTATACAATGGGTATTGTACGGCTATACTTTAGCTTTTGGAAATGATCACGCAGGATTAATTGGCGGACTTCAATGGTTAGGACTTATGGGTGTAGGCCAAGCTCCAAATGCCGCATATGCCGCAACAATCCCGCATCTCGCATTTATGGTTTTCCAAATGGCTTTCGCAGTCATTACTCCAGCTCTAATAACTGGAGCTTTTGTTGAAAGAATAAATTTCTCGGGATTTTTGGTATTTACATTACTTTGGTCAACATTTATATATGATCCGGTTGCCCACTGGGTATGGGGTGTTGGCGGATGGCTTAGGAATCTTGGAGCGCTTGATTTCGCTGGAGGAACTGTTGTCCATATTACCGCCGGTGTCACGGCTCTTGCTATCGCTATGGTTATCGGAAAAAGACGAGGATACGGAAAGTTTCCTATGGAGCCTTCAAATATTCCATTAACAATTCTTGGAGCATTTCTACTATGGTTTGGATGGTTCGGGTTTAACGGTGGATCGGCTCTCTCATGCGGTGGATTAGCTGCATCAGCTTTTGTTGTAACGACAATTGCTGCAGCGGCGGCTGGTCTCACTTGGACGATAGTTAGCTGGATCCATAAAAGACCTAGTGTTCTAGGTTTGGCTACCGGTGCGGTAGTTGGGCTTGTTGCGATAACCCCGGCGTCGGGATTTGTTAGCCCCCTTTCTTCTATAGTAATAGGAACCGTTGCCGCGTTGATCTCTTATTATGCAATTTTGATCAGGACAAAGTCCGGGCTTGACGATTCATTGGATGTATTTGCCTGCCACGGAATGGGGGGGATGGTTGGAGCATTACTCACCGGACTATTTGCCGAAAAGGCGATCAATCCTGCCGGAGCTAACGGATTGTTCTTTGGAAATCCGGCCCAGTTTGGGATACAAGCTCTGACAGTATTAGTTGTGGCTTCTTTCTCATTTATTGTAAGTTTTATTCTGGCAAAGATCGTTGATGCGATATTTTCATTAAGGGCAAGAGTGGAAGAAGAAGAGGTTGGGCTCGATATCAGCCAGCACGGCGAATCCGCTTTTAGTTAA
- a CDS encoding P-II family nitrogen regulator: MKKIEAIIRVEKLEEVKNALEEKGIIGMTVTEVKGRGTQKGILLEWRAGEYRVEFLPKLKVEVVVKESDADAVVKAIADAARTGRAGDGKIFISTIEAVVRVRTGESGQTAL, encoded by the coding sequence ATGAAAAAGATCGAAGCGATAATCAGGGTTGAAAAACTTGAAGAAGTAAAAAATGCGCTCGAAGAAAAAGGCATTATCGGGATGACAGTTACCGAGGTTAAAGGACGTGGTACGCAAAAAGGGATACTACTTGAATGGCGTGCAGGCGAATATAGGGTAGAGTTCCTTCCAAAATTAAAAGTTGAAGTTGTTGTGAAGGAATCCGATGCGGACGCAGTTGTAAAAGCGATAGCCGATGCCGCAAGAACAGGCCGCGCGGGTGACGGAAAAATATTTATTTCGACTATTGAAGCTGTAGTAAGGGTCAGGACGGGCGAAAGCGGACAAACGGCTCTTTAA
- a CDS encoding ammonium transporter has protein sequence MINSGDTAWVLISTALVILMTPALGFFYGGMVRKKNLLSTIMLSITMLAMISVQWILYGYTIAFGPDRGGIIGGLDWLGLAHVTGAPYAAYAPGIPHLAFMMFQLAFAVITPALITGAFVERINFSGFLVFTLLWSTFVYAPVAHWVWGIGGWMRNMGVLDFAGGAVVHITAGISALAVALVIGKRKGYGKVPMEPSNIPLTVLGAFLLWFGWFGFNGGSALSAGAIATQAIVATNAAGAAAALTWMIISWSHKRPSALGFSTGAIAGLAAVTPASGFVSPLSALMIGVVAAIFSYYMIIFRMKIGFDESLDVFACHGIGGMWGIIATGLFAEKALNPAGANGLFFGNITQFKIQLIAVAVIAIFSFAATYILAKIVDTMFLLRAKDNEEDVGLDIAQHGESVY, from the coding sequence ATGATCAATAGCGGCGATACCGCGTGGGTGCTCATTTCAACTGCTCTTGTGATCCTCATGACCCCGGCTCTCGGATTTTTCTACGGCGGCATGGTCAGAAAGAAGAATCTTTTGTCAACCATCATGCTATCGATCACTATGCTCGCCATGATCTCGGTACAATGGATACTTTATGGATATACAATTGCGTTCGGTCCTGATCGCGGAGGGATAATAGGAGGCCTTGATTGGCTGGGCCTAGCTCATGTAACGGGCGCTCCCTATGCGGCTTATGCTCCGGGAATACCTCATCTTGCTTTTATGATGTTTCAATTAGCTTTTGCTGTAATTACTCCCGCCCTTATTACGGGTGCTTTTGTCGAGAGAATTAATTTCTCGGGTTTTTTGGTTTTTACGCTTCTTTGGTCAACGTTCGTCTATGCGCCTGTTGCGCATTGGGTATGGGGGATTGGCGGATGGATGAGAAATATGGGTGTCCTTGATTTTGCCGGCGGCGCCGTAGTGCATATTACGGCGGGTATTTCGGCGCTCGCTGTCGCATTGGTCATTGGAAAAAGAAAAGGTTATGGAAAAGTCCCAATGGAACCATCCAATATTCCTCTTACTGTTCTTGGTGCGTTTCTTTTATGGTTCGGTTGGTTTGGGTTTAACGGTGGATCGGCGCTTTCAGCTGGTGCGATCGCAACCCAAGCAATTGTCGCGACAAATGCCGCAGGAGCTGCCGCGGCGCTTACTTGGATGATAATCTCTTGGAGCCACAAACGTCCTTCTGCGCTCGGTTTTTCTACCGGAGCAATTGCCGGCCTTGCCGCAGTAACCCCTGCTTCAGGTTTTGTTAGCCCCCTTTCTGCTTTGATGATAGGAGTTGTAGCGGCAATATTTTCATACTACATGATAATCTTCAGGATGAAGATCGGTTTCGACGAATCTCTTGATGTTTTTGCTTGCCATGGGATAGGCGGTATGTGGGGGATCATTGCAACAGGTCTTTTCGCCGAAAAAGCATTGAATCCCGCAGGCGCCAATGGGCTTTTCTTTGGGAATATAACGCAATTCAAGATCCAATTAATAGCTGTTGCGGTAATAGCCATATTCTCATTTGCGGCGACCTATATTTTAGCAAAAATTGTTGATACAATGTTTTTATTGCGGGCAAAAGACAACGAAGAAGATGTTGGCCTCGATATCGCCCAGCATGGGGAGTCGGTGTACTAA
- a CDS encoding P-II family nitrogen regulator yields MKKIECFIRPEKLEEVKSALTSAGVVGLTVSEVFGAGRQKGFVEKYRVSEKTVNLLPKIKIEIYVLDQDVDKLIKILVAAAKTGQVGDGKIFVLDSVERVVRIRTEEENEKAI; encoded by the coding sequence ATGAAAAAAATAGAATGTTTCATAAGGCCCGAAAAATTGGAAGAAGTTAAAAGCGCCCTGACTTCGGCCGGAGTTGTCGGATTGACAGTATCGGAAGTTTTTGGCGCGGGTAGGCAGAAGGGATTTGTCGAAAAATATAGGGTCAGCGAAAAGACCGTTAATCTCCTGCCAAAGATCAAAATCGAGATCTATGTTTTAGACCAGGATGTCGATAAATTGATCAAGATCTTGGTTGCGGCCGCAAAAACCGGCCAAGTAGGCGATGGCAAGATATTTGTCCTGGATTCGGTCGAAAGGGTTGTAAGGATCAGGACCGAAGAAGAGAACGAAAAAGCGATCTAA
- a CDS encoding P-II family nitrogen regulator, with translation MGLKKIEAIIRVEKLEEIKNALEEKGFIGMTLTDVKGRGNQKGILLEWRAGEYRVEFLPKLKIELVVDESSVETVVSIISDTARTGRAGDGKIFTSPVDEVVRVRTGEKGRSVL, from the coding sequence ATGGGGTTAAAAAAAATAGAAGCGATTATTAGAGTTGAAAAACTTGAAGAAATTAAAAATGCTCTTGAGGAGAAAGGTTTCATTGGGATGACTTTGACCGATGTAAAAGGCAGAGGGAACCAGAAAGGCATTTTGCTTGAATGGCGTGCCGGAGAATATAGGGTGGAGTTTCTTCCAAAATTAAAGATCGAGCTTGTTGTCGATGAATCAAGCGTTGAAACAGTTGTTTCGATCATATCCGATACCGCAAGGACCGGACGAGCTGGAGACGGAAAGATATTTACATCACCGGTTGACGAAGTTGTGAGGGTCAGGACCGGCGAAAAAGGTAGATCGGTTCTATAA
- a CDS encoding ammonium transporter, whose amino-acid sequence MDLAGLGNSINMVWLLVTGFLVMFMQAGFALVEVGMTRIKNANHTMLMNMMIYAIGILGFFTLGFGLMFGGIGALSTLGVGPEILSREFTISLFGKSFGLFGMTGFALSGITSMGVIGFFLFQMVFMDTTATIPTGAMAERWKWKAFVIYGFFVSAILYPIYGNWVWGGGWLSQLGANFGFGHGLVDFAGSSVVHMVGGVCAMAGALVLGARIGKFRKDGTPVAIPGHNIPMAILGTFILAFGWFGFNPGSTLSGTDPRIAIIAVNTMLASASGAFLAMLYTWWQQGRPDPGMCANGMLAGLVAITAPCAFVSPLSSLIIGAIAGVLVCLSVWFVEWKLKLDDPVGAVSVHGANGLWGMISLGIFANGTYGDGLNGIKGNVSGLLHGDPGQLVSQIIGVIACFIFVYSLSYIFFKVQDAMMGIRVTPEEEVLGLDRAEMTSIAYPRDVM is encoded by the coding sequence ATGGATCTAGCAGGTTTGGGAAATTCAATAAATATGGTCTGGCTTCTGGTAACCGGATTCTTGGTAATGTTCATGCAGGCAGGGTTTGCTCTGGTCGAAGTTGGAATGACGCGCATCAAGAACGCGAACCATACGATGCTTATGAACATGATGATCTACGCGATAGGGATATTAGGTTTTTTTACTCTAGGGTTTGGTTTGATGTTTGGCGGTATTGGGGCCCTTTCGACTCTTGGCGTTGGTCCTGAAATCTTAAGCCGAGAGTTTACGATCAGCCTTTTTGGTAAAAGTTTCGGCTTGTTCGGCATGACAGGCTTTGCACTGTCCGGGATAACCAGCATGGGAGTTATTGGGTTCTTTTTATTCCAGATGGTATTCATGGATACGACGGCAACAATTCCTACCGGCGCTATGGCCGAGAGATGGAAATGGAAAGCTTTCGTGATATATGGATTTTTCGTTTCCGCGATCCTTTATCCTATTTATGGTAACTGGGTATGGGGCGGAGGCTGGCTTTCACAGCTTGGGGCGAATTTTGGATTCGGCCATGGCTTGGTCGATTTTGCGGGATCATCAGTCGTCCATATGGTGGGAGGAGTTTGCGCAATGGCTGGAGCTTTAGTTCTTGGCGCGAGGATCGGTAAATTTAGAAAAGACGGAACGCCGGTTGCGATCCCAGGCCACAACATTCCAATGGCAATACTAGGTACATTCATCTTAGCTTTTGGATGGTTCGGTTTTAATCCTGGAAGCACACTTTCGGGAACGGACCCAAGAATTGCAATAATCGCCGTGAACACGATGCTTGCTTCAGCTTCGGGTGCTTTTCTTGCTATGCTTTATACATGGTGGCAGCAGGGAAGACCGGATCCTGGCATGTGCGCCAACGGAATGTTAGCTGGACTTGTCGCAATAACGGCTCCTTGCGCCTTTGTAAGTCCGTTATCTTCATTAATAATAGGCGCTATTGCCGGTGTACTTGTTTGCTTGAGCGTTTGGTTTGTCGAATGGAAGTTAAAACTCGATGATCCAGTCGGCGCGGTTTCTGTGCACGGCGCAAATGGGTTGTGGGGAATGATAAGCCTTGGTATTTTTGCCAATGGCACATACGGAGATGGGTTGAATGGCATAAAAGGAAATGTTTCAGGGCTTTTACATGGCGATCCCGGACAATTGGTATCGCAGATCATAGGTGTTATTGCTTGTTTCATATTCGTTTATAGCCTTTCATATATCTTCTTTAAGGTACAAGATGCAATGATGGGGATCAGAGTAACACCTGAAGAAGAAGTGCTTGGTTTGGATCGCGCAGAAATGACGTCGATCGCTTATCCAAGAGATGTGATGTAA
- a CDS encoding glutamine synthetase III, whose translation MAKTASQIFGELTFSKKVMKEKLSKEVYAKLVSTLDRGASLDETIAGDVAHAMKEWAIENGATHFTHWFQPQRGGTAEKHDAFLSYGKDGDMIERFSAKQLIQSEPDASSFPSGGIRSTFEARGYTAWDPTSPAFLLEAGNTKTLVIPTVYLSWTGEVLDLKAPLLRSMKALTESAIKLQKLLGNNSVKKINVYGGPEQEYFLVSKELYESRPDLRITGRTLFGAAPAKGQQLEDHYFGAIKDKVMMFMEDFDNELYRHGIPSKTRHNEVSPNQFEIAPLYEEANLAIDHNLQLMTIIQKVADKHGMVAILYEKPFAGVNGSGKHFNWSMGDEVTNYLEPSDSPIKNINFLLTLGAILLGVNKFGGLLRAAVADAGNDHRLGANEAPPAIMSVYLGEHLAGLMDEIEGIGSKVNEKSLAHITLGVKNLPKVAKDTSDRNRTSPVAFTGNKFEFRAVGSSQNCSEAATTLNLLVAYGYDEIVKKLTAKKGGNVKENAILVLKDVLKETKKVRFEGNNYSEAWHKEAAKRGLPNAKNTPDALDLMLEKEVAELFEKYGVLSKRELHSKVEIKIDAYIKLKDVELKAGLNIARTLILPAVLSQISMLGDAKAASKSTAISADLKIAASLYSDIQSAIKSLEKAIVVCEKEENLDKKAKLYAKNGANALNDLRESVDRAETIVADGFWPMAKYQELLTIL comes from the coding sequence ATGGCAAAAACGGCGAGCCAGATATTCGGAGAGCTCACATTCAGCAAAAAGGTGATGAAAGAAAAATTAAGCAAAGAAGTCTATGCAAAGCTGGTTTCGACTTTGGATAGGGGCGCCTCATTGGACGAAACGATCGCAGGCGATGTTGCCCATGCAATGAAAGAATGGGCGATAGAAAATGGCGCAACGCATTTTACCCATTGGTTCCAGCCGCAGCGCGGCGGCACAGCCGAAAAGCATGATGCATTTCTAAGCTACGGAAAAGATGGGGATATGATCGAACGTTTCAGCGCAAAGCAGTTGATACAATCCGAGCCTGATGCGTCAAGTTTCCCGTCAGGCGGCATCAGATCAACATTCGAAGCCAGAGGATATACAGCTTGGGATCCTACAAGCCCGGCATTTTTGCTTGAAGCAGGCAATACAAAGACTTTGGTTATTCCCACGGTTTATTTATCTTGGACAGGTGAAGTTCTTGATCTCAAAGCTCCCCTCCTTCGTTCAATGAAAGCTTTGACCGAATCAGCGATCAAACTTCAGAAATTGTTAGGCAACAATTCGGTTAAAAAGATCAATGTTTACGGCGGGCCCGAACAAGAATATTTCTTGGTATCAAAAGAGCTCTACGAATCACGCCCGGATCTTCGCATAACCGGCAGGACGCTTTTTGGCGCGGCTCCCGCAAAAGGCCAACAGCTCGAAGACCATTACTTTGGTGCGATCAAAGACAAAGTTATGATGTTCATGGAGGATTTTGATAACGAGCTTTATAGGCATGGCATCCCTTCAAAGACCAGGCATAATGAGGTTTCGCCCAACCAATTTGAAATAGCTCCTCTTTATGAAGAAGCTAATTTGGCGATCGATCACAATCTCCAGCTTATGACGATCATCCAAAAAGTTGCCGATAAGCACGGAATGGTTGCGATATTATATGAAAAACCATTTGCTGGTGTTAATGGATCTGGCAAGCATTTCAACTGGTCAATGGGGGATGAGGTTACAAATTACCTGGAACCGTCGGATTCACCGATCAAGAACATCAATTTCCTTCTAACACTGGGAGCAATACTTCTTGGGGTGAACAAATTCGGTGGACTTCTTCGTGCGGCAGTTGCTGACGCAGGGAACGATCACCGTTTAGGTGCAAACGAAGCTCCTCCGGCCATCATGTCTGTTTATCTTGGCGAGCATCTTGCGGGGCTCATGGATGAGATCGAGGGCATCGGATCAAAAGTTAACGAAAAGAGCTTGGCGCACATTACATTAGGAGTCAAAAATTTGCCTAAAGTAGCCAAGGATACTTCCGACAGGAATAGAACCTCTCCAGTAGCTTTTACGGGCAATAAATTCGAATTCCGCGCTGTTGGTTCGTCGCAGAACTGCTCGGAAGCCGCGACAACGCTTAATTTGCTGGTAGCTTACGGATATGACGAGATAGTAAAGAAGCTGACGGCTAAAAAAGGCGGGAACGTAAAAGAAAATGCGATCCTTGTTTTGAAAGACGTCCTAAAAGAAACAAAGAAAGTGCGTTTTGAAGGCAACAATTATTCCGAAGCATGGCACAAAGAAGCGGCAAAGAGGGGATTGCCTAATGCAAAGAATACTCCCGATGCACTTGATCTTATGCTCGAAAAAGAAGTTGCCGAACTTTTTGAGAAATACGGAGTACTTTCAAAGAGAGAGCTCCATTCAAAAGTGGAGATCAAAATTGATGCTTACATCAAGCTAAAGGACGTCGAGCTTAAAGCCGGATTAAATATTGCCAGAACTTTAATATTGCCAGCCGTTCTCTCCCAGATCTCGATGTTAGGAGACGCAAAGGCGGCTTCAAAATCAACAGCAATTTCCGCAGATCTTAAAATTGCGGCTTCTCTATATTCCGATATCCAATCCGCGATAAAGAGCCTAGAAAAAGCGATAGTTGTTTGCGAGAAAGAAGAGAATCTTGATAAAAAAGCAAAACTATACGCTAAGAATGGGGCAAATGCGCTGAATGATCTCCGCGAGAGCGTCGATCGCGCAGAAACAATAGTCGCCGACGGATTCTGGCCGATGGCTAAATATCAGGAGCTTTTAACGATCTTGTAA